From Cryptococcus neoformans var. neoformans B-3501A chromosome 6, whole genome shotgun sequence, the proteins below share one genomic window:
- a CDS encoding hypothetical protein (Match to EST gb|CF186721.1|CF186721; HMMPfam hit to DnaJ, DnaJ domain, score: 104.3, E(): 2.9e-28) has translation MEVNKEEALRALSIAQKHRSASNLPSALKFARKSVALFSTPEGEAMITIIEREIESGGSASGSGASSGTSTANGNTPSSKGKASGIEEHVTSAYSRHGTKTEADDGKSKKREYTTKQLEVVKRVKACKHHQYYEILSVEKTCTENDVKKAYKKLALALHPDKNGAPGADEAFKMVSKAFQVLSDSNLRAAYDSNPDYDPTQRNAGMPSRSSGMGGMGGMHPGFGGAYQQEINPEDLFNMFFGGGGGGFGNSPFGGANVFTFGGPGGFRTYQAGPRRPRQAADGDGNALTALLPILLVLVFSIITILPSILSTAGTPDPSYSFEPSTNLETGRESFNWKVPYFVNKQEWEKSEIWKSVPEARRGTGSEALYSSKVRQFEKGVEGHYVRRLQNECAMFNDRRGKLIADNSGFFGFGANAEKIAELRKMKNPACEQLRSWGIGQGQVW, from the exons ATGGAAGTCaacaaggaggaggctCTTAGGGCCCTCTCCATAGCCCAGAAGCACCGTTCCGCTTCAAACTTGCCTTCGGCACTCAAGTTTGCCCGCAAAAGCGTTGCTTTATTTTCGACCCCCGAAGGAGAGGCAATGATCACTATCATCGAACGAGAGATCGAGTCGGGCGGGTCAGCCTCGGGATCTGGAGCTTCTAGTGGGACATCGACTGCTAACGGTAATACACCGTCTTCAAAGGGGAAGGCGAGCGGTATCGAGGAGCATGTTACTTCAGCATACTCCAGGCACGGGACAAAGACCGAAGCGGATGATGGAAAGTCCAAGAAGAGGGAATACACTACCAAGCAGCTGGAAGTGGTGAAGAGAGTCAAAGCGTGCAAACATCATCAGTACTATGAGATTTTATCCG TGGAGAAAACTTGTACTGAAAACGATGTAAAGAAAGCTTATAAGAAG CTTGCGCTGGCTCTGCATCCCGATAAAAA CGGTGCTCCTGGTGCGGATGAAGCTTTCAAGA TGGTATCCAAGGCCTTTCAAGTCCTTTCCGACTCCAACCTCAGAGCTGCGTACGATTCCAATCCTGATTACGATCCAACTCAACGAAATGCCGGTATGCCTAGTCGGAGTAGCGGAATGGGAGGTATGGGCGGCATGCACCCCGGATTTGGAGGGGCTTATCAACAGGAGATTAATCCAGAAGATTTGTTTAACATGTTCtttggtggaggtggaggtggattTGGAAACTCTCCATTTGGGGGGGCGAATG TATTTACATTTGGCGGACCTGGTGGCTTCCGGACATATCAAGCTGGACCACGTCGCCCTCGACAAGCAGCAGACGGCGATGGCAACGCTTTGACTGCCCTTTTACCTatccttctcgtcctcgtcttctctaTCATCACCATTCTCCcgtccatcctctccacgGCCGGTACACCTGATCCATCATATTCATTTGAACCATCTACAAACCTGGAGACTGGACGAGAATCGTTCAACTGGAAGGTGCCGTATTTTGTTAATAAGCAGGAATGGGAAAAGAGCGAGATTTGGAAGAGCGTGCCTGAAGCGAGGAGGGGAACTGGTTCAGAGGCCTTGTATAGCTCAAAAGTTAGGCAGTTCGAGAAAGGTGTAGAGGGGCATTATGTTAGAAGGCTTCAGAACGAG TGTGCAATGTTCAACGATCGAAGAGGAAAGCTCATCGCTGATAATTCCGGCTTCTTCGGCTTCGGTGCAAATGCGGAAAAGATTGCTGAGTTAAGAAAAATGAAGAATCCTGCGTGTGAGCAACTGCGGTCTTGGGGTATTGGGCAAGGTCAAGTGTGGTAA